In one Bacillus sp. PK3_68 genomic region, the following are encoded:
- a CDS encoding small, acid-soluble spore protein, alpha/beta type yields MGRRRGIMSDQLKEELAKELGFYDTVQREGWGGITARDAGNMVKRAIELAENQLVNKR; encoded by the coding sequence AGAAGAAGAGGAATTATGTCTGACCAATTGAAAGAAGAGCTTGCGAAGGAGTTAGGGTTTTATGACACTGTTCAACGGGAAGGCTGGGGCGGAATTACAGCCCGTGACGCGGGTAACATGGTCAAACGAGCAATTGAACTGGCAGAAAACCAGCTCGTCAACAAGCGCTGA
- the ispE gene encoding 4-(cytidine 5'-diphospho)-2-C-methyl-D-erythritol kinase, which translates to MKIMMKAPAKINLTLDVLHKRADGYHEVEMIMTTVDLADRIELEPLAKDEIKIISHNRFVPDDKRNLAYQAAMLLKERYGIRSGVAIGIEKVIPVAAGLAGGSSDAAATLKGLNKLWDLGLSLDELATLGAEIGSDVSFCVYGGTALAKGRGEKIQHLPAPPNCWVVLAKPTIGVSTAEVYKNLKIDGLRHPNTQAMMSAIETKDYHKMCAHLGNVLESVTLKLYPEVAQIKEQMERFGADAVLMSGSGPTVFGLMQHDSRMHRVCNGLRGFCDQVYAVRMLGEGIPVD; encoded by the coding sequence GTGAAAATAATGATGAAAGCACCGGCGAAGATTAATTTAACGCTCGATGTGCTACATAAACGTGCGGATGGATATCATGAGGTAGAGATGATCATGACAACAGTAGATCTGGCAGACCGAATTGAATTGGAACCACTCGCAAAAGATGAAATTAAAATTATATCCCATAACCGTTTTGTTCCGGATGATAAACGTAACTTAGCTTACCAGGCAGCGATGCTGCTTAAAGAAAGGTACGGCATTCGTTCAGGTGTAGCGATTGGCATTGAAAAGGTGATCCCGGTAGCTGCTGGTCTAGCAGGCGGCAGCAGTGACGCCGCTGCTACATTGAAGGGGCTAAACAAGCTATGGGATCTAGGGTTAAGTCTAGACGAACTAGCGACTCTCGGAGCGGAGATTGGTTCCGATGTTTCTTTTTGTGTATACGGCGGCACCGCTTTAGCCAAGGGACGGGGAGAAAAAATACAGCACCTTCCAGCTCCCCCGAATTGCTGGGTGGTTCTTGCTAAACCGACAATCGGTGTGTCCACAGCTGAAGTGTACAAAAATTTAAAGATTGACGGCTTGCGGCATCCTAATACACAGGCAATGATGTCTGCCATTGAAACGAAGGATTATCATAAAATGTGCGCTCATCTTGGCAATGTTCTGGAGTCTGTGACATTAAAGCTCTATCCGGAAGTGGCTCAAATTAAAGAACAGATGGAACGATTTGGAGCAGATGCTGTGCTGATGAGTGGAAGCGGACCAACCGTTTTTGGACTAATGCAGCATGATTCTAGAATGCACCGGGTTTGCAACGGCTTAAGAGGCTTTTGCGACCAGGTATACGCAGTCAGAATGCTAGGAGAAGGGATTCCTGTTGATTGA
- the purR gene encoding pur operon repressor encodes MKFRRSERLIDMTHYLLEHPQQLVSLTFFAERYGSAKSSISEDLSIVKETFEQRGIGSLQTIPGAAGGVKYFSKVSEIEARKFIANLCEQIESPERLLPGGYLYMMDLLGHPQVIHQVGKLLASAYAGMEIDAIMTVATKGIPIAHAIASHLNVPVVVVRRDSKVTEGPTVSINYVSGSTKRIQTMVLAKRSLKEGSKVLLVDDFMKAGGTINGMISLLAEFNASVAGIAVLVEAEHDEERLVEDYISLVKLQDVNVRTSAISVVEGNYFSKNIQFS; translated from the coding sequence ATGAAGTTTCGTCGAAGTGAACGGTTAATTGACATGACACATTATTTACTGGAGCATCCACAGCAGCTTGTTTCACTTACTTTTTTTGCCGAACGGTACGGATCGGCAAAATCATCTATTAGTGAAGACTTGTCTATTGTGAAGGAAACGTTTGAACAGCGCGGCATTGGCTCTCTTCAAACCATTCCGGGAGCTGCTGGTGGGGTTAAATATTTCTCAAAAGTTAGTGAGATAGAAGCACGAAAATTTATCGCAAATCTTTGCGAACAAATTGAAAGCCCCGAGAGACTTCTTCCTGGCGGCTATTTATACATGATGGACCTGCTTGGTCATCCGCAAGTTATTCATCAAGTCGGCAAACTTCTTGCCTCTGCTTATGCAGGCATGGAGATTGATGCCATCATGACAGTAGCAACAAAAGGCATTCCCATCGCCCATGCCATTGCCTCACATTTGAATGTTCCGGTTGTTGTCGTTCGTCGGGACAGCAAAGTAACAGAGGGCCCGACTGTCAGCATTAATTATGTATCGGGTTCTACAAAGCGCATACAAACGATGGTGCTCGCAAAGCGCAGTTTGAAAGAAGGATCCAAGGTGTTGCTTGTAGATGATTTTATGAAGGCTGGCGGGACGATAAATGGAATGATCAGCCTGTTAGCAGAGTTTAATGCTTCTGTAGCAGGAATTGCTGTCCTCGTTGAAGCAGAACATGACGAGGAAAGACTCGTAGAGGATTACATATCACTTGTTAAGCTGCAAGATGTAAATGTTCGCACGTCTGCTATTTCTGTAGTAGAAGGAAATTATTTTTCCAAAAACATACAGTTTTCATAA
- the ridA gene encoding 2-iminobutanoate/2-iminopropanoate deaminase: MKVVATNQAPAAIGPYSQGIIVNNMFYSSGQIPLTPAGELVNGDVTEQTHQVFKNLQAVLAEAGASLDTVVKATVFIADMEEFGAVNDVYSQYFGEHKPARSCVEVARLPKDVKVEIEVIALVK, from the coding sequence ATGAAAGTAGTAGCGACAAATCAAGCACCAGCGGCCATTGGCCCATATTCTCAGGGGATTATTGTAAATAACATGTTTTATAGTTCTGGTCAAATCCCATTAACACCTGCAGGGGAATTAGTAAATGGAGATGTAACCGAGCAAACTCATCAAGTATTTAAAAATCTTCAGGCTGTTTTAGCTGAAGCTGGAGCTTCCTTGGATACAGTCGTGAAAGCTACAGTCTTCATCGCTGACATGGAAGAATTCGGGGCAGTGAATGACGTGTACAGCCAATACTTTGGTGAACATAAACCAGCCCGTTCCTGCGTGGAAGTGGCAAGGCTGCCTAAAGATGTGAAAGTCGAAATTGAAGTAATTGCCCTCGTAAAATAA
- the spoVG gene encoding septation regulator SpoVG: MEVTDVRLRRVNTDGRMRAIASITLDNEFVIHDIRVIDGNNGLFVAMPSKRTPDGEFRDIAHPINSNTRGKIQDAVLAEYHRLGELEEVELEEAGAS; the protein is encoded by the coding sequence GTGGAAGTAACTGATGTGAGACTAAGACGCGTAAATACGGATGGCCGCATGAGAGCGATTGCATCAATTACGTTGGACAATGAATTTGTTATTCATGATATCCGTGTAATTGACGGCAACAATGGTTTGTTTGTTGCTATGCCAAGCAAACGTACGCCAGATGGCGAGTTTCGTGATATTGCCCATCCAATCAACTCCAACACACGCGGTAAAATCCAAGATGCTGTTTTAGCTGAGTATCACCGTCTGGGAGAATTGGAAGAAGTGGAATTAGAAGAAGCAGGAGCTTCATAA
- the glmU gene encoding bifunctional UDP-N-acetylglucosamine diphosphorylase/glucosamine-1-phosphate N-acetyltransferase GlmU — protein MTNIYAVILAAGKGTRMKSKLYKVLHPVCGKPMVEHVIDQISDLHTNKIVTIVGHGAEKVKGYLGEKSEFALQEEQLGTAHAVMQAEAILGEEEGCTLVVCGDTPLIKSSTMEQLVHYHTEQQAKATILTAYTEQPDGYGRIIRNEQGMVEKIVEHKDATDEERQVKEINTGTYCFDNRYLFDTLKKVSNDNAQGEYYLPDVIEILKKAGEKVAAYQTEDFNETLGVNDRVALSQAEKIMRERINEQHMRNGVTLISPENTFIGPDVVIGSDTVLYPGTVLSGNTVIGADCEIGPNSEITNCQVGDHTVVRHSVAADSEIGSRVAIGPFAHIRPASQISDEAKIGNFVEIKKTVFGKGSKASHLSYIGDAEVGSGVNIGCGSITVNYDGKNKFLTKIEDDAFIGCNSNLVAPVTVGKGAYVAAGSTITNDVPGEALSIARARQVNKENYVEKLNLKK, from the coding sequence ATGACGAATATTTATGCTGTCATTCTTGCGGCAGGAAAAGGCACACGGATGAAGTCTAAGCTTTATAAAGTGCTTCACCCTGTCTGTGGTAAACCGATGGTAGAGCATGTGATTGATCAAATATCTGATTTACATACAAATAAAATTGTTACAATTGTTGGCCATGGAGCAGAAAAAGTAAAAGGCTATCTTGGTGAAAAGAGTGAATTTGCTTTGCAGGAAGAGCAGCTTGGTACTGCTCATGCAGTCATGCAGGCAGAAGCTATTCTTGGAGAAGAAGAGGGCTGCACACTCGTTGTTTGCGGTGATACACCACTTATTAAGTCTTCTACTATGGAGCAGCTTGTTCATTATCATACAGAACAGCAGGCGAAGGCAACAATTTTAACAGCTTATACAGAGCAGCCAGACGGCTATGGACGGATCATTCGAAACGAACAAGGAATGGTCGAGAAGATCGTTGAGCATAAAGATGCAACAGACGAAGAACGGCAAGTAAAGGAAATCAATACAGGCACTTATTGCTTCGATAACCGCTATCTATTTGATACGTTGAAAAAAGTATCGAATGATAATGCTCAAGGTGAATACTATTTGCCAGATGTAATTGAAATTCTTAAGAAAGCTGGAGAAAAAGTAGCAGCTTATCAAACAGAGGATTTTAATGAAACATTAGGTGTAAATGATCGCGTGGCTTTAAGTCAGGCAGAGAAGATTATGCGTGAACGTATTAATGAGCAGCATATGCGCAATGGTGTCACGCTCATCAGTCCAGAAAACACATTTATCGGTCCGGATGTTGTCATCGGTTCGGATACAGTGCTTTACCCTGGAACCGTCTTATCGGGAAATACAGTGATCGGTGCTGACTGTGAAATTGGACCAAATAGTGAAATCACTAATTGCCAAGTCGGAGATCATACTGTTGTTCGCCATTCTGTAGCGGCCGATAGTGAAATTGGTTCTCGCGTGGCTATTGGGCCATTTGCACACATTCGCCCGGCTTCTCAAATCAGTGATGAAGCAAAGATCGGTAATTTTGTTGAAATTAAAAAAACTGTCTTTGGCAAAGGCAGCAAAGCTTCCCATTTAAGTTATATCGGGGACGCGGAAGTAGGAAGCGGAGTAAACATCGGCTGTGGTTCCATTACAGTTAACTATGATGGAAAAAATAAGTTTTTAACAAAGATTGAAGATGATGCATTCATCGGCTGCAATTCTAATCTTGTAGCCCCAGTTACAGTAGGCAAGGGAGCATATGTAGCAGCAGGCTCTACGATTACAAACGACGTACCTGGTGAAGCTTTATCTATTGCTCGTGCCCGTCAAGTAAACAAAGAAAATTATGTAGAAAAATTAAATCTTAAAAAATAA
- a CDS encoding ribose-phosphate diphosphokinase, whose protein sequence is MHNQYLDPKLKIFSLNSNRKLAEEIAETIGVELGKCSVKRFSDGEIQINIEESIRGCDVYVVQSTSAPVNENLMELLIMIDALKRASAKTINIVIPYYGYARQDRKARAREPITAKLVANLLETAGATRVITLDLHAPQIQGFFDIPIDHLMGVPILSDYFKGKNFSGDDVVIVSPDHGGVTRARKMADRLKAPIAIIDKRRPRPNVAEVMNIVGNIDGKIAILIDDIIDTAGTITLAANALIENGAKEVYASCTHPVLSGPAIERIQNSNIKELVITNSIALPEEKKTDKIVELSIAPLISEAIIRVHEEQSVSTLFD, encoded by the coding sequence ATGCATAATCAGTATTTAGATCCGAAGTTGAAAATCTTTTCTCTTAATTCTAACCGCAAACTTGCTGAAGAAATTGCTGAAACGATCGGCGTAGAATTAGGGAAATGCTCCGTGAAGCGTTTTAGTGACGGAGAGATACAAATTAATATTGAAGAGAGTATTCGCGGCTGTGACGTATACGTTGTTCAATCAACAAGCGCACCGGTCAATGAAAATCTAATGGAATTACTCATTATGATTGATGCTCTAAAAAGAGCCTCTGCTAAAACGATTAATATTGTCATTCCTTACTATGGTTATGCACGTCAGGACCGCAAAGCCCGCGCTCGTGAGCCAATCACAGCTAAGTTGGTAGCAAACTTACTTGAAACGGCTGGAGCTACTCGCGTGATTACGCTTGATCTACATGCACCGCAAATTCAAGGATTCTTTGATATACCAATCGATCATCTAATGGGTGTACCAATCTTATCTGATTACTTTAAAGGAAAGAACTTCAGCGGAGATGATGTCGTTATTGTTTCTCCAGATCATGGCGGAGTAACACGCGCACGTAAAATGGCTGATCGCTTAAAAGCACCGATTGCTATTATCGATAAGCGTCGCCCAAGACCAAACGTAGCTGAAGTGATGAATATTGTTGGTAACATTGATGGAAAGATTGCCATCTTGATCGATGATATCATCGATACAGCTGGCACAATTACACTTGCAGCAAATGCTCTTATCGAAAATGGAGCAAAAGAAGTATACGCTTCTTGTACGCATCCTGTACTTTCAGGTCCAGCGATCGAGCGCATTCAAAACTCTAACATTAAAGAACTGGTTATTACTAACTCCATTGCCCTGCCTGAAGAGAAGAAGACTGATAAAATTGTAGAGCTATCGATTGCACCATTGATCAGCGAAGCCATTATTCGCGTTCACGAAGAGCAATCTGTCAGCACTCTATTTGATTAA